The Nostoc sp. 'Lobaria pulmonaria (5183) cyanobiont' genome window below encodes:
- a CDS encoding murein hydrolase activator EnvC family protein, with protein MRGRFLEKKQIYCCLSIAFCCILWICLGLIPAHATSTGSIDTLRQQQQQMNQQRQGVVNDRDRLNNLQQEAQKHLTGLKQNLQTTDSYLLESESRLQLATQRLQQLEADLDVAERSYQERQIATVARLRYLQRSPAFAGWAVLLESENISDFFSRRHQLKLVFQADQKILLKLNTQANSIDKQKTEVEQQKNEIGLIREQLLAQKADYQTQTQSQSELIQRLNSDRLALEAAQNQLERESKNLEVLIQQKVAEAQAKTNSRTSIIIRGTGVMAYPSDAATSSPFGWRIHPILGYRRFHAGLDFAASYGSKIRAADSGTVIFAGWYGGYGRAVIIDHGNGMTTLYGHTSELYVSEGQAVERGQAIAAVGSTGFSTGPHLHFEVRRNGTPVDPANYL; from the coding sequence ATGAGAGGGCGATTTCTAGAAAAAAAGCAGATTTATTGCTGTTTATCTATTGCATTTTGCTGTATTTTGTGGATTTGTTTGGGATTAATTCCAGCCCACGCAACGTCTACAGGGTCTATTGATACTCTGCGACAACAGCAGCAACAAATGAACCAGCAGCGTCAGGGTGTGGTTAACGATCGCGATCGCTTAAATAATCTCCAACAAGAGGCCCAAAAACACCTCACTGGTTTAAAGCAAAATCTGCAAACTACAGATAGCTATCTTCTAGAGAGCGAATCACGATTACAACTCGCTACCCAACGCCTCCAGCAGTTAGAAGCTGATTTAGATGTCGCAGAACGTTCATATCAGGAGCGGCAAATAGCAACAGTAGCACGATTGCGTTACCTCCAGCGATCGCCTGCTTTTGCTGGATGGGCGGTTTTGCTTGAAAGTGAAAATATCAGCGACTTTTTCAGCCGTCGTCATCAGTTGAAGTTAGTGTTTCAGGCAGACCAGAAAATTTTGCTAAAACTCAACACCCAAGCAAACTCCATCGATAAACAAAAAACGGAAGTAGAACAGCAAAAAAACGAAATTGGCTTAATTCGCGAGCAACTGTTGGCACAAAAAGCTGATTATCAAACCCAGACGCAATCACAATCAGAATTGATTCAACGCCTGAATAGCGATCGCTTGGCCTTAGAAGCAGCGCAAAATCAGCTAGAAAGAGAATCGAAAAATCTGGAAGTCTTGATTCAACAAAAGGTAGCAGAAGCCCAAGCAAAAACCAACAGCCGAACAAGTATCATCATTCGGGGAACTGGTGTAATGGCATATCCTAGCGATGCTGCTACTAGCAGTCCCTTCGGCTGGCGGATACACCCTATTCTTGGCTATCGTCGCTTTCATGCCGGGTTGGATTTTGCCGCCAGCTATGGCAGTAAAATTCGGGCAGCCGATTCAGGAACAGTAATTTTTGCTGGGTGGTATGGTGGTTATGGCAGAGCGGTAATTATCGATCACGGTAATGGCATGACTACACTCTACGGTCATACCAGCGAGTTGTATGTTTCTGAGGGACAAGCAGTTGAACGCGGACAAGCGATCGCTGCTGTCGGTTCCACAGGTTTCTCAACTGGCCCCCATCTCCACTTTGAAGTTCGTCGGAATGGTACACCCGTAGACCCAGCTAATTATCTTTAA
- a CDS encoding Uma2 family endonuclease has translation MTALTLQLPPNLQFTDEEFAQIVAVNKELRLELTVEGELIIMSPTGGETGNRNFDLLGQIWFWSNQNNLGKAFDSSTGFKLPNGATRSPDASWVRIERWDTLTPEQRKKFLPLCPDFGVELVSETDDVEDTKAKMAEYLANGLQLGWLINPKDKQVIIYRPNLAPKVLQSPTSLSGEDVLPGFLLNLQQIFA, from the coding sequence ATGACTGCTTTAACCTTACAATTACCTCCTAATCTGCAATTTACTGATGAGGAATTTGCACAAATTGTAGCCGTGAATAAAGAATTACGACTAGAGTTAACTGTTGAAGGGGAATTAATTATCATGTCACCTACTGGGGGAGAAACGGGAAACCGTAATTTTGATTTATTAGGTCAGATATGGTTTTGGAGCAATCAAAATAATTTGGGAAAAGCTTTCGATTCTTCTACTGGGTTTAAACTGCCAAATGGGGCAACTCGTTCACCTGATGCTTCTTGGGTAAGGATAGAAAGATGGGATACTCTTACTCCAGAACAAAGAAAGAAATTTCTCCCTTTGTGTCCTGATTTTGGAGTGGAATTAGTTTCTGAAACTGATGATGTGGAAGATACTAAAGCAAAAATGGCGGAATACTTAGCAAATGGCTTACAACTGGGTTGGTTAATAAATCCTAAAGATAAACAAGTAATAATTTATCGCCCAAATCTTGCACCGAAAGTTTTACAATCTCCCACAAGTTTATCGGGTGAAGATGTTCTCCCTGGTTTTCTTTTAAATTTACAGCAGATTTTTGCATAG
- a CDS encoding DUF3370 domain-containing protein: MLAKFPLSVFTLLLGLAITQTFECTTQKDNSAIAQTSPKPAPQEIVQPGEVRALPGKLDNIPVFNSNSPEWIKTEGILLSTFPANGKKVPAAHLNFPFQGRFDLFAHHYSHTPKDLQTLYLGVIVQNPGKKPVTVDVLQAASYLMQDAPFVTLSPYIENNDGKAYSGPGDRAVGDVLRGVRQADFPAKLIIPPGQSRMLLNHPIPVRNLEKPVNGRSSFMRLRSSDQVYVASLAMFAKKNSDNTERQPTLAEWQALLNTGNFAGPRDKTPTPPNATSGALIYGRVAGVSSGSQWQAKLVDNPQTRYLTIPQRGKAISYGLDTLLSGRLGTQQIQTAKMLVLYPDTAYEAHGNYGVEYKLTLPLNNNTNQNQSVTVTLETPLKEDKLSQGGVRFRKPSLDFPFFRGTVRLRYFDDQGQQKTRYIHLWHRTGQVLEPLVQLVLPPSTQRIVQIDVIYPPDSTPPQVLSVRTLEK, translated from the coding sequence ATGCTGGCTAAATTCCCATTATCTGTATTCACACTTTTATTAGGACTTGCCATAACTCAAACCTTTGAATGCACAACTCAAAAAGATAATTCAGCGATCGCTCAAACTTCACCGAAGCCAGCGCCTCAAGAAATTGTGCAACCAGGAGAAGTTCGAGCCTTACCAGGCAAGTTGGATAATATACCCGTTTTTAACAGCAATAGCCCAGAATGGATTAAAACTGAGGGTATTTTACTTTCTACCTTTCCTGCAAACGGTAAAAAAGTTCCAGCAGCACACCTTAATTTTCCCTTTCAGGGACGCTTTGACTTATTCGCCCACCACTACAGCCACACTCCCAAGGATTTGCAAACGCTATATTTGGGCGTAATTGTGCAGAACCCTGGTAAAAAACCAGTAACAGTAGATGTATTGCAAGCCGCGAGTTATTTGATGCAGGATGCGCCCTTTGTCACCTTATCCCCCTACATAGAAAATAACGATGGTAAGGCTTACTCAGGGCCAGGCGATCGCGCTGTTGGTGATGTACTCCGGGGTGTTCGACAAGCTGATTTTCCCGCAAAGCTGATAATTCCTCCAGGACAAAGCCGGATGTTGTTAAATCATCCGATTCCTGTACGAAATTTAGAAAAGCCGGTGAATGGTCGCTCTAGCTTTATGCGGCTGCGTAGTAGCGATCAAGTTTATGTGGCAAGTTTAGCAATGTTTGCCAAGAAAAATTCTGATAATACAGAACGCCAACCCACTCTTGCAGAATGGCAAGCTTTACTAAATACCGGCAACTTCGCCGGGCCGCGAGATAAAACCCCTACTCCTCCAAATGCTACCAGTGGTGCACTAATTTATGGGCGTGTAGCTGGTGTGTCTAGTGGCTCCCAATGGCAAGCAAAGTTGGTAGATAATCCCCAAACCAGATATCTGACTATTCCCCAGCGTGGCAAAGCTATTTCTTATGGTTTAGACACATTGCTTAGTGGTCGATTGGGCACTCAACAAATCCAAACGGCCAAAATGCTGGTACTTTATCCCGATACGGCTTATGAAGCACATGGTAATTATGGGGTGGAATATAAACTCACCTTACCCTTAAACAACAATACCAATCAAAACCAGAGCGTGACTGTTACTTTAGAAACACCTTTGAAGGAAGATAAATTATCTCAAGGTGGTGTGCGTTTTCGCAAACCATCCCTAGATTTTCCTTTCTTCCGTGGTACAGTGCGGCTACGCTATTTCGATGACCAAGGTCAACAAAAGACGCGCTATATACATCTATGGCACAGAACTGGTCAGGTGTTAGAACCATTGGTGCAGCTTGTACTTCCACCTTCAACTCAGCGGATAGTACAGATAGATGTGATTTATCCACCAGATTCGACACCACCGCAAGTGCTGAGTGTAAGAACTTTAGAAAAATGA
- a CDS encoding glyoxalase has product MVFQYTNAFVTIASVNCENLVNFYTKLLEQKPVILIPNVYAEFNLVSMRLGIFKPKNTNESEFEAMSDDNPLSFYPKSKISLCLEMSNLEDAIAHLTALGYPPPGDISIASHGREIYAYDPDGNRLILHQTPKESH; this is encoded by the coding sequence ATGGTTTTTCAGTACACTAACGCATTTGTCACCATAGCATCGGTTAATTGTGAGAATTTAGTGAATTTCTATACCAAATTGCTGGAGCAAAAGCCAGTGATTTTGATTCCGAATGTCTATGCTGAGTTTAATTTAGTTAGTATGCGATTAGGTATTTTTAAACCAAAGAACACAAACGAATCGGAATTTGAAGCGATGTCTGACGACAACCCACTTTCTTTCTACCCTAAAAGTAAGATAAGTTTGTGTTTAGAGATGAGTAACTTAGAAGATGCGATCGCTCATCTAACTGCTTTGGGCTATCCTCCACCAGGAGACATTTCCATTGCTTCTCACGGCAGAGAAATCTATGCCTATGACCCTGATGGCAACCGTCTGATTTTACATCAAACTCCTAAAGAGAGTCATTAG
- the ylqF gene encoding ribosome biogenesis GTPase YlqF, with amino-acid sequence MAITQNYRLNLIQWYPGHIAKAEKKLKEQLKRVDVVFEVRDARIPLATHHPQIGEWVEGKARVLILNRVDMITPQMRSLWIDWFKRQGEVPYFTNAQHGKGIAEVARAAQAAGVELNQRRSDRGMLPRPVRAVVIGFPNVGKSALINRLLGKRVVESAARPGVTRQLRWVRISEHLELLDAPGVIPLRLEDQDAALKLAICDDIGEASYDNQLVAAALVDLLNYLEAVAADLLPKKPLQSRYQLDSTSETGDTYLHTLAEHRYKGDIERAARQLLTDFRKGLLGEMSLELPPN; translated from the coding sequence ATGGCTATAACTCAAAACTATAGATTGAACCTGATTCAATGGTATCCAGGTCACATTGCGAAAGCTGAAAAGAAGCTCAAAGAACAGCTAAAGCGCGTAGATGTAGTGTTTGAGGTACGAGATGCTCGGATTCCTTTAGCGACTCACCATCCCCAAATAGGTGAGTGGGTGGAGGGTAAGGCACGGGTGTTGATACTTAACCGAGTAGATATGATTACGCCACAAATGCGATCGCTGTGGATCGATTGGTTTAAACGTCAAGGAGAAGTCCCTTATTTTACCAACGCTCAACATGGTAAAGGTATAGCAGAAGTGGCGCGGGCAGCGCAAGCTGCTGGGGTAGAACTCAATCAAAGAAGAAGCGATCGCGGGATGTTACCCCGTCCAGTGCGGGCTGTGGTGATTGGTTTTCCCAATGTCGGTAAATCAGCTTTAATTAACCGCCTGTTGGGAAAGCGAGTCGTGGAAAGTGCAGCCCGTCCTGGAGTAACTCGCCAACTACGCTGGGTGCGAATTTCCGAACATTTAGAATTGCTAGATGCTCCTGGTGTCATCCCTCTAAGATTAGAAGACCAAGATGCAGCCTTGAAATTAGCTATTTGTGATGATATCGGTGAAGCATCTTACGATAACCAGCTAGTAGCAGCAGCTCTAGTGGATTTACTCAACTATTTAGAAGCTGTAGCCGCAGATTTATTACCAAAAAAACCATTACAGTCTCGCTACCAACTCGATTCGACATCAGAGACCGGAGATACCTATTTGCACACCTTAGCAGAACATCGTTACAAAGGTGATATAGAGCGAGCTGCAAGGCAACTTTTAACAGATTTTCGCAAGGGATTGTTGGGTGAAATGAGTTTGGAATTACCACCCAATTAA